In Thermoanaerobacterium xylanolyticum LX-11, the genomic window CATATCTCATTAAGAGCTTCTATGACCCTATCTACATCTTCTTCATAAGATACGGATACAGCCACAAGAGCTCTCATAGCACCTTTTGAATGGTTTGTCACAGATGTTATCTCTCCATTTGGTATGATGTTTAAATCACCCGAGAAATCCCTTATTTTTGTGACTCTAAGCCCGATCTCCTCCACAGTACCAGAGAAATTGTTTATTGTTATGTAGTCCCCTACACCAAATTGGTCTTCAAATATTATGAAAAAACCATTAATGACGTCTTTCACAAGGCTTTGTGCTCCAAATCCTACAGCAAGGCTGCCTATACCAGCAACAGCCAATATCGAACCCATTTTAAGCCCTAATATCTCAAGAATAGAATAAACAGCTACAAAATATATGACGTACTTTAAAATATTTTTGGTAAGAGAAGAAAGAGTCTTTACTTTTCGCTCAGAAAATTGAAGCTTCGACTTCTCTTGCATTATGTAAAATCGATCTATTAAAAGATACCCTAACTTTTTGGCAATATAAGCTATTATGATGACTTTTATTATGTCAAAAGCATTTCCAAAAATTTTTATATCGTAAAGCTTCAATATTTGATCGTAAAATCTACTTATGTACTCCAATTTAAACATCCTTTCATTTAAAGCAAAAGCAGTTTAACAAAGTCCTTATCTGTCAAAAACAGCTTTGCAAATTGAGACTTTTCTATGTAAGTCCAATAACTTAATGGCAGCATGCTATTTACTACACTTAACAATCCAAACAGCAAAAATAGAAATGCAAATCCTTCTATAGCGCCTAAAATTCCGCCACCAACTCTGTTGAAAGTCCTTATGACAGGATAATCCATCAACTTATTGATAATTACTGCAACGGTTTTTAAAAACAGCAAAGACATCAAAAACGTAAATACAAAACTAATCAATATAACAATCATCTTCATCGATGCACCGCTTAAAACCGCATCACCGTATCCTGTAATCTTCACTATAAGACTTACCAATTTATTATTTCTCAATATCAATTGTTCTACAACTGGATAAAATCTTTTAGTCAAAATCCACGATAACACAATGCTGGCCATCCCATATAGAGTCATGATAAATCCCTTGATGAAGCCAGTATATATAAAATAAGCTATTATCAAAAGTATTGCCACATCAACAATATTCATATAAACCACCTTAAAATGCAACTACTATTATAATACACATATCTACATTTGTTTTCAACCTAAAATGTCATCAGTGTATTAACAAGGTAAAAATTGTGAAAAATAAATATGAGATTGCTTAAAGGAGATGGGCTACAATGAAACTGATAAACATAAATGACAAAACTTGTTACAGCGATTTTAGCCTTGAATTTTCAAGATATTTTAATAAATTGTTTAATTTTAAGGACGAATTTGTCATAGTATGTATCGGCACAGATAGATCCACAGGAGATAGCCTCGGACCTATCGTGGGATACAAATTAAAAAACTATTTCTCTGATAAAATAGGCATATACGGCACATTAAATGAACCTGTCCACGCTAAAAACTTAAATGAAACTTTAAATAAAATAAACAAAGTACATAAGAATCCTTTTATAGTCGCTGTAGATGCATGTCTTGGCTCTTTAAACCATGTAGGGTGCATATCAATAGGTGAAGGATCGATAAAACCTGGCGCCGGTGTTTCTAAGGATTTGCCTCCTATCGGAAACATGTACGTGACCGGAATAGTAAATATATCAGGTTTTATGGAATTTATGGTTCTGCAGAATACGCGGCTTAATATCGTTATGAAAATGGCAGATATAATAACGTACGGCATAACACAATCTATAATGAACATCATAGACCTCAAAGAAAGGGCGTAAATCACGCCCTTTCTTTGCTTTCATTGATATTAAATTGGCTTAATCTTATAAAATTGTTTATCGCATCGATTATCGGTGTGTACTTTTCATAGAATATGACTATCAGATCGCCTGGCATTGCTTCATACATGGCTGCTTTTAGTGCATCCACTTCTTTCAAGATCACCTTTACATCTTCTTTAGAAAGCCCACCTTTTAAGACGCCTATCTCAAGAAGTTTTGCCACTTCACCTGGTTTTCTCCCTCTTAAATCCAAGTCTTCTTTTATGTAGACTTTGTCAAATCCTTCCCCACATATCTCTCCCACCTTCAGTGTGCTTGAATCGCTTCTGTCACCAGGCACACCTATGACGCCGATTAAACGATTTGGATTTAATTTGCGAGCGGATTCTATAACTTTCTTTATTCCATCGATGTTATGGCCATAATCTACCAATACTCTAAAACTTCCTATGTTGAATATGTTAAATCTGCCTGGATTGTGGTTTTCATCGCAGTAAAAAGACCTAATTCCTCTCGATATTACATTGACTGGAATCTTTATTCCATAGCATGCAGAAATTGATGCCATGGCATTTTCCACATTGTACAAGACTTTGCCGTTTAGCGTAGCTGGAATCTCATCGACCTTCACAATAGGTATGATTTCGCCATTTGCTATGACTATAGTATCGTCCTTTAAATATACAGATATTCCACCATTCTCAAGATGCCTTTTTATCGTCAGGTTGTTTTCGTGCATCGAAAAATATATGATCTTTCCCTTTGCTCTTTTCGCTATGTATGGTGTCATAGGATCATCTGCATTTAGTACAGAATAGCCATCCTTTTTTACTGCCTCAACAACCAGTGATTTTACAAAAGCCAGATCTTCTAATGTTTCAATGCCATCTATCCCAAGGTGATCTTCTGATATATTAGTGATTATGCCAATATCAGCTAAATCATATCCTAAGCCTTCTCTCACTATGCCACCTCTGGCAGTTTCCAAAACTGCTGCATCGATATTTTTGTCTGCAAGGCATGTTCTAGCGCTTTTCGGCCCTGAATTGTCGCCTTTGTATATGCACACATCATCTACGTAGATACCGTCAGTTGAAGTCATGCCTACCGTATAACCGTATATCTTAAGTATATGTGATATCATCCTCACAGTGGTAGTCTTTCCATTTGTCCCCGTCACTGATATGATTGGTATTGTAG contains:
- a CDS encoding mechanosensitive ion channel family protein; the protein is MEYISRFYDQILKLYDIKIFGNAFDIIKVIIIAYIAKKLGYLLIDRFYIMQEKSKLQFSERKVKTLSSLTKNILKYVIYFVAVYSILEILGLKMGSILAVAGIGSLAVGFGAQSLVKDVINGFFIIFEDQFGVGDYITINNFSGTVEEIGLRVTKIRDFSGDLNIIPNGEITSVTNHSKGAMRALVAVSVSYEEDVDRVIEALNEICEEMKRDRTDLLDGPKVLGITNFKDSTVEITVIAMAKPMQQWAVERDLRYRIKKLFKDYNIDLPYPHMNVSIEDKNKKGDVSAERD
- a CDS encoding CvpA family protein, with the protein product MNIVDVAILLIIAYFIYTGFIKGFIMTLYGMASIVLSWILTKRFYPVVEQLILRNNKLVSLIVKITGYGDAVLSGASMKMIVILISFVFTFLMSLLFLKTVAVIINKLMDYPVIRTFNRVGGGILGAIEGFAFLFLLFGLLSVVNSMLPLSYWTYIEKSQFAKLFLTDKDFVKLLLL
- the yyaC gene encoding spore protease YyaC — encoded protein: MKLININDKTCYSDFSLEFSRYFNKLFNFKDEFVIVCIGTDRSTGDSLGPIVGYKLKNYFSDKIGIYGTLNEPVHAKNLNETLNKINKVHKNPFIVAVDACLGSLNHVGCISIGEGSIKPGAGVSKDLPPIGNMYVTGIVNISGFMEFMVLQNTRLNIVMKMADIITYGITQSIMNIIDLKERA